One Dysidea avara chromosome 7, odDysAvar1.4, whole genome shotgun sequence genomic region harbors:
- the LOC136262163 gene encoding uncharacterized protein isoform X1 produces the protein MIKVKLKYGYSSLLGCLIYNQFLWHRRRTALILLIVLVFMVSFSIVGTPPKITFEDDDISDLFPLSTERFQASKANTDYRASGNFLVVLNYYEQLTCAIRNLLVFGYVAQNLGAKLVSPYLLHSRLYGIPDLIGKAEIPGEFLPLETVFDVDKLNETLNFNSGSCLVNFENFIRYAPREITIVDQVRGHAVGRDLTLDNKHLRAIYNMMNQTKTKAYDCTSHIPWDHWFIQRTHLMLRKYARLFDVQEFKISEYICISTTVDVTTTEIKYLIGPEPRTIVFTQYRGCAYRSCNERSPHTINQPTRNRILYHSNNFKPAPPNQIINSLYKSAIKQTALQYLQIIQIDDPFISLHIRIEKLQRVNRVFNKQTECCLQLLQSLIEVLRKQYVDRIMMITDMGEYGSDSCSDLYCIKYVRKFRQRLTTMELEPYSFNPELTNSSKSSAFASLVEMHMLAMGDRLVVMGAGSFKYQVITQFSISNPSNKVYHICTDQGNILNEFSHLGKDCS, from the coding sequence TGATAAAAGTGAAGTTGAAATATGGGTACAGCTCTCTATTAGGATGCTTAATCTACAATCAGTTCTTATGGCACAGAAGACGGACTGCATTAATTCTACTAATAGTGTTAGTATTTATGGTGAGCTTTTCAATTGTTGGTACTCCACCTAAAATAACATTTGAAGATGATGATATTTCTGATTTATTTCCACTTTCAACTGAAAGATTTCAAGCATCAAAAGCAAACACTGATTACAGAGCTTCAGGAAACTTTTTAGTAGTGTTAAACTATTATGAACAGCTAACTTGTGCGATACGCAATTTGCTGGTGTTTGGCTATGTGGCGCAAAATTTGGGTGCAAAGTTGGTGAGTCCATATCTTTTACATTCCAGACTTTATGGTATTCCAGATTTGATTGGTAAGGCTGAAATTCCAGGTGAATTTTTACCTTTGGAGACTGTCTTTGATGTAGACAAACTAAACGAGACATTAAATTTCAACAGTGGTAGTTGTCTAgttaattttgaaaattttattcGTTATGCTCCAAGAGAAATTACTATAGTAGACCAAGTACGAGGGCATGCTGTAGGAAGAGATTTGACCTTAGACAACAAACATTTAAGAGCAATTTATAATATGATGAATCAAACTAAAACCAAGGCATATGATTGCACTAGCCATATACCATGGGATCATTGGTTTATTCAGAGAACACATCTCATGCTGAGAAAATATGCTAGACTATTTGATGTTCAAGAATTCAAGATTAGCGAATATATTTGTatttcaactacagtagatGTTACTACCACAGAGATAAAGTACCTCATCGGCCCAGAGCCAAGAACAATAGTTTTCACACAGTACCGAGGATGTGCCTACCGAAGCTGCAATGAGCGGTCACCTCATACCATCAACCAGCCTACTAGGAACAGAATTTTATATCATTCAAACAACTTTAAGCCTGCACCACCTAATCAGATTATAAACTCTCTATATAAGAGTGCAATTAAACAAACTGCACTACAGTACCTCCAGATAATTCAAATTGATGATCCTTTTATTTCTCTGCACATAAGAATTGAAAAATTGCAACGGGTTAATCGTGTTTTTAACAAGCAAACTGAATGCTGTTTACAGTTGTTACAAAGTTTAATAGAAGTGTTAAGAAAGCAGTATGTTGACCGTATTATGATGATAACTGATATGGGTGAATATGGCAGTGATTCATGCAGTGATTTGTACTGCATAAAATATGTCAGAAAGTTTCGACAACGCTTGACTACTATGGAACTTGAGCCATACAGTTTTAACCCGGAActcaccaacagcagcaaaAGTTCAGCATTTGCTTCACTTGTAGAAATGCACATGTTAGCGATGGGTGATCGTCTGGTTGTCATGGGAGCAGGCAGTTTCAAATATCAGGTTATTACACAATTCTCAATTTCCAATCCTTCAAACAAAGTATACCATATTTGTACGGATCAAGGGAATATTTTAAATGAGTTTAGTCACTTGGGAAAAGACTGTTCATAG
- the LOC136262163 gene encoding uncharacterized protein isoform X2 yields the protein MVSFSIVGTPPKITFEDDDISDLFPLSTERFQASKANTDYRASGNFLVVLNYYEQLTCAIRNLLVFGYVAQNLGAKLVSPYLLHSRLYGIPDLIGKAEIPGEFLPLETVFDVDKLNETLNFNSGSCLVNFENFIRYAPREITIVDQVRGHAVGRDLTLDNKHLRAIYNMMNQTKTKAYDCTSHIPWDHWFIQRTHLMLRKYARLFDVQEFKISEYICISTTVDVTTTEIKYLIGPEPRTIVFTQYRGCAYRSCNERSPHTINQPTRNRILYHSNNFKPAPPNQIINSLYKSAIKQTALQYLQIIQIDDPFISLHIRIEKLQRVNRVFNKQTECCLQLLQSLIEVLRKQYVDRIMMITDMGEYGSDSCSDLYCIKYVRKFRQRLTTMELEPYSFNPELTNSSKSSAFASLVEMHMLAMGDRLVVMGAGSFKYQVITQFSISNPSNKVYHICTDQGNILNEFSHLGKDCS from the coding sequence ATGGTGAGCTTTTCAATTGTTGGTACTCCACCTAAAATAACATTTGAAGATGATGATATTTCTGATTTATTTCCACTTTCAACTGAAAGATTTCAAGCATCAAAAGCAAACACTGATTACAGAGCTTCAGGAAACTTTTTAGTAGTGTTAAACTATTATGAACAGCTAACTTGTGCGATACGCAATTTGCTGGTGTTTGGCTATGTGGCGCAAAATTTGGGTGCAAAGTTGGTGAGTCCATATCTTTTACATTCCAGACTTTATGGTATTCCAGATTTGATTGGTAAGGCTGAAATTCCAGGTGAATTTTTACCTTTGGAGACTGTCTTTGATGTAGACAAACTAAACGAGACATTAAATTTCAACAGTGGTAGTTGTCTAgttaattttgaaaattttattcGTTATGCTCCAAGAGAAATTACTATAGTAGACCAAGTACGAGGGCATGCTGTAGGAAGAGATTTGACCTTAGACAACAAACATTTAAGAGCAATTTATAATATGATGAATCAAACTAAAACCAAGGCATATGATTGCACTAGCCATATACCATGGGATCATTGGTTTATTCAGAGAACACATCTCATGCTGAGAAAATATGCTAGACTATTTGATGTTCAAGAATTCAAGATTAGCGAATATATTTGTatttcaactacagtagatGTTACTACCACAGAGATAAAGTACCTCATCGGCCCAGAGCCAAGAACAATAGTTTTCACACAGTACCGAGGATGTGCCTACCGAAGCTGCAATGAGCGGTCACCTCATACCATCAACCAGCCTACTAGGAACAGAATTTTATATCATTCAAACAACTTTAAGCCTGCACCACCTAATCAGATTATAAACTCTCTATATAAGAGTGCAATTAAACAAACTGCACTACAGTACCTCCAGATAATTCAAATTGATGATCCTTTTATTTCTCTGCACATAAGAATTGAAAAATTGCAACGGGTTAATCGTGTTTTTAACAAGCAAACTGAATGCTGTTTACAGTTGTTACAAAGTTTAATAGAAGTGTTAAGAAAGCAGTATGTTGACCGTATTATGATGATAACTGATATGGGTGAATATGGCAGTGATTCATGCAGTGATTTGTACTGCATAAAATATGTCAGAAAGTTTCGACAACGCTTGACTACTATGGAACTTGAGCCATACAGTTTTAACCCGGAActcaccaacagcagcaaaAGTTCAGCATTTGCTTCACTTGTAGAAATGCACATGTTAGCGATGGGTGATCGTCTGGTTGTCATGGGAGCAGGCAGTTTCAAATATCAGGTTATTACACAATTCTCAATTTCCAATCCTTCAAACAAAGTATACCATATTTGTACGGATCAAGGGAATATTTTAAATGAGTTTAGTCACTTGGGAAAAGACTGTTCATAG